The sequence GCAGTACGGCCTCGTGTGGCGCGGACTCGCGCCGCGGATCCTCGCTGTGCTGGAAGCTTCGCCGGATGAGCTGCTGTTGCGCGGCTTGGCCTTCGCGCGCTTTTCCGCCTGGCCGGCTGAGGAGCGAGACGCGGTGCGCGCGGCGCTCCGCGCGATGCTGGCGCGTGCCGTCACCGGCGCCCCGCCCCCGCGTGACGTGGCGACGCTGGTCTGCGCCGCGGCGCATGTCGACCACGACTTGCCGCACTGGCTGAGCCACCTGGACACGTTGCCCGCCGACGCCGACGCGGGGATCGCGGCTCTGGCGCGTTATTGGGCCGATGACCTTGCCGTGGGCGGCGAGCCGAGCCTGTGGTGGTTCCCGTCGGACCCGGCGGCACCGATCCGCGACTGGCTCTACTCCGACGCCCTGCACGAGCGTCTGTCTCGAATGGACGATCAAAGCACGTTGATGGCCATCGCGCGGATGTGAACGAGGAATCCCGCGAGGAGCCTCGGCCGACTCAGCGAGCTTGCGACGGCGGATGGCCATACCGCCGGCGAAACGCCGCGGCGAACCGGCTCGCGCTCGAGAACCCCCACCGGGCCGCGATCTCGCTGACCGACAATTCAGGGCGCGCTCGCAGGTCGGCGTGGGCACGTTGCAACCGGACACCGACGAGGTGGTCCGTCGGCGTGCAGCCGACCCACTTCTGGGAAGCTCTCTTGCAACCTCCGGACCGTTGTGCCGGCGACAGCGGCCATGTCGGCGGCGGTCCAGGCCCGGGCCGGATCGTCGCGAACCGCGTCCACCACCCGGGAGA is a genomic window of Amycolatopsis lexingtonensis containing:
- a CDS encoding helix-turn-helix domain-containing protein, which produces MQRAHADLRARPELSVSEIAARWGFSSASRFAAAFRRRYGHPPSQAR